CCCGCACACGCACGGCGCTTTGGGCCATTCAGACGCAGACGTCCTCATCCATGTGATTTGTGATGCCTTGCTGGGCGCGGCCAACCTACGGGACATTGGCTATCACTTCTCAGACAAGGACCCTAAATACAAAGGCATTGACAGCAAGATTCTTCTGCGTGAAGTGATGCTTTTGCTGAGAGAAAAAGGCTATGAAGTGGGCAACATTGACTCCACTATCTGCCTGCAAGAACCCAAAGTAAACCCGCACATCCCGGGCATGAAAACCTGCCTGGCCGAAGTGATGGGCCTACCAGAGGACTACATTTCCATCAAAGCCACCACCACGGAGCAGTTGGGGTTTGTAGGCAAGAAAGAAGGCGTAGCCGCGTATGCCACGGTGTTGATTTATAAATCAGAGAGCGTTTAAACCTTAACACCAGTTTTCAGTCTAAACTCAGAAAACAGGCCAAAAACGGCTTAAACTTGGTTTTAGCCTGTAGATTGCCTATCATTAGACACCAAAACAACAAACAAACCCCAGTACATGAAAAAGCATTTGTATACCCTGGGCATGGCCGCCGCGTTTCTTTCGGCGTGTTCTACGTCCCAGACCCCGGCTGCATCTGGCTCAGATGCGGTGAGCACGGCCGCTAAGGCGGTAGGCGCCATCGCCGCAGACCCTACCAAGTACGCCAGCACCATCACCGCGGCAGACCTAGAAAAATACCTGCGCGTATTGGCCTCAGACTCTCTGGAAGGCCGTGAGACTGGTCGTCGTGGGCAGAAAATGGCCGCCGAATACATCTCAAACTTCTACCGAGCCAATGGCTTGCCAGGACCTGTAAAATCTGGCTCCAATCCTTACTATCAAACCTTTGACCTGGAAGAAAGCTCCTGGGGCGAAGGCTACGTAACCGTGAGTGGCAAGAAATTCGCCATGGGCAAAGACTTCTTCGTGTCGGGTGCATCACCGTTCCAAGCAGAGGAAGCCGTTCAAGTAGTGTTTGCGGGTTATGGCATTGATGATCCTGCTTACTCAGACTACACCAACCTGGACGTAACGGGTAAAGTAGTAGTGGTTTTAGCCGGCGAGCCGAAGAAAGCCGATGGCACTTATATGATCAGTGGCACCGATAAAATGGGCACCTGGAGCCAGGACCCACGTACCAAAACTGCCGCTGCCACTAAAAAAGGCGCAAAAGCCGTGATGATAGTGACGGGAGCCACAGACGCAGAATTCCAGCAGATGACCGGCCGTTACGCCAACGCTTTGTCGCGTCCGTCTATTGGGTTTGGCTCTACCGCTTCCCAGCCGCGCGCTACCTTAATGATGGTGTCTCCTAGCATGGCCTCTGCCCTGTTGAACGCCAAAACTACTGACCTGACCGCTTACGGCACGAACGTGGCCAAAGCCGGCAAACCTGTGGCTGGTACGTTCAAGCCTTCTACTTCGGTAAAAATCAAAACTGAGCGCAAGCGCCAGCCGCTGCCAACAGAGAACGTGATGGCGTACCTGGAAGGCTCTGACCTGAAAGACGAACTGATCGTGATTAGCTCACACTATGACCACGAAGGCATCAAAGACGGCGTTGTGTACAACGGCGCCAATGACGATGGTTCTGGCACCGTAGCTGTTATGGAACTGGCCCAAGCCTTTGCCCAAGCCAAAAAGAACGGCCAAGGCCCGCGCCGCAGCATCCTGTTCCTGAACGTGACCGGCGAGGAGAAAGGCCTACTGGGTTCTGAGTACTACACAGACCATCCTATCTTCCCGTTGACCAGCACCGTGGCGGATTTGAACATTGACATGATCGGGCGCCACGACAAAGAGCACGAGGGCAAGCCGGACTACATCTACGTGATTGGTTCTGACAAGCTTTCTTCTGAGCTGCACGCCATCTCTGAGAACGCCAACAAGACCTACTCCAACCTGGATCTGGACTACACCTTCAACGACCCGAATGACAAGAACCGTTTCTACTACCGTTCTGACCATTACAACTTCGCGAAGCACGGCATTCCCATCGCGTTCTACTTCAATGGCGTGCATGATGACTACCACCAGCCTACGGATGATGTAGACAAAATCAACTTCCCGTCTGCCGAGAAGGTTGCCCGTTTGGTCTTCCACACCGCCTGGGACCTAGCCAACCGCACTGAGCGCATCAAAGTAGACAGCAATAAGAAATAAGCTCTGCTTATTTCTAGTCGCGAGTCGCGAGTCTTGAGTCACAAATGCAAAGTTCAGGACTCACGACTCATAACTCGCGACTCGAGACTGTTTCAATGAAAAAGGAGAGGCAAACGCCTCTCCTTTTTCATTGAAACTATATCTTCTTGCAGGATTGGTCGTTAGTTTTGTGGGCGGGTTTGATTTCAGAAAGAAAAGTAGAACTTGCACCGCCGTTTTTGGTCTGTTTCTGAGAAAATAGCCCAAAAACGAAGACAAAGACAGCTGAAAGGTAATCCGCTTGAATCTGGATTGGCCTGCACACTATAGAGGAGAACCATCTTGAGCACTAAATTAAAACAGTTTCTGCTGGACTCAGAGGCCAAAGCGTTTGACCTGGACCACCGGCAGAAGATTCGTTTCAATATTGGCAAGTACAATGCGGCCGTGCACAACGGCATGCAGGCCTATGAGCACCATGAACTGGCCCGGGAACGCGCGTCCTTCATCAAAACCCAGACCATTAACAACCTGGACAAGTACCTGGTGGAGTTTGAAAACAACTTTACCAAGCGCGGCGGCAAAGTCATCTGGGCCCAGAATGCCGAGGAGGCTTTGCGTGAGATTGGCGCCATCATGAAGCGTAAACGGGCCAAGTCGGTGGTGAAGTCAAAGTCCATGATCACTGAAGAGATTCACATGAATGAGTTTCTGGAGAAGAATGGCATTGAGACCGTAGAGACTGATTTAGGCGAGTACATTGTGCAACTAGCCGAGCAGCGTCCCTACCACATTGTGACACCCGCCATGCACATGTCCAAAAAGGACATCTCTGAGCTGTTCACTAAGAAACTGGGCATTCCCTTGACGGATGACGCCCAGGAACTGGTAGCCACCGCCCGCAAGTTGCTCCGCGACAAATACACCAGCGCCGAAGTGGGCGTAACGGGTGCTAACTTTATTTTGGCAGACATCGGTGGCATTGCCTTAACAGAGAACGAAGGTAACGCGCGTCTGTCTACCACCTTCCCGAAGACGCACATCGCCATTGTGGGCATTGAAAAGATGCTGCCGTCTGTGCATGACCTGGACTTGTTCTGGCCCTTGCTCAGCACCAGCGGCACCGGACAGAACGTGACCATCTACAACACCATCTTAACCGGCCCGCGCCAGCCCACTGAGAAAGACGGTCCCGAGGAAATGTACGTCATCCTTCTGGACAACGGCCGTACCAACCTGCTGGCCAAACCAGAACAGCGCGAGGCTTTGAATTGCATACGCTGCGGCGCCTGCTTGAACGTGTGCCCCGTGTACAAGAACATTGGTGGTCATACCTATGAAACCACGTACAGCGGCCCTATTGGCTCTGTAATCACGCCGCACCTGGCGGGCATGGAGGAGAACAAGCACCTGAGTTTTGCCAGTTCGCTGTGCGGCGCTTGTACCAGTGTGTGCCCGGTAAAAATCAACCTGCATAATTTATTGCTGCTTAACCGCAAACAAAGCGTGGACGAAGGCCTGGTGGACAAGAATGAGAAGCTGGCCTTCAAGTTCTGGGTACGCGGCATGAAGAGCCGTACCATGCTGAACTTGGCGCCGGCGTCTGTCAAGAACTTTGTTTTGCGCTATGTACAGAAAGACACCTGGAGCAAACGCCGTGAGCCTCTGGTAGCCGCGCCCAAGTCCTTCAATGAGATGTGGCGAAAGCAACGAGGATAAAAAAGAAGAGGCCCGTTACTAGAGCGGGCCTCTTCTTTTGGGGGAAGGAGAAACAAGGTCTCCCAATGGCATAAGGGGGAAATGAGTTTACTCTAAACTGCTTACCAGTTACGCTTCGGTTTGCTGGTGCCTTTCTTGGTTCTTTTCACCACCGGGTTATACTTCTTCGCTGTGGCGGCGCGGCTCAACTTGGCGGTTTTCTTCTTTTTGAAGATAGGCAGGTTCCAGTTTTTAAGATTTGTAGTAGCCTCAGCGGCGAACACCTCGGGCGCCAGGCCCACCAAGATGGAGGCAAGGACTAAAGCAAGTAAACTTTTCTTCATAGGTAGAACATGGAATTAGTGACACATGCCCTATCCTACGAATATGTTTTAGTTGAGATTCATCCAAGGAAGTACGCCAGAATAAACCGTTTTTGGCCTCTTTCCCAGAAAACAGACCGAAAACGACTTTCTTATAACAGCCTCATAGCCTTTACCAAACGGTCCATATCTGTCTCAGAAACTGCCGGGAAATTAGCGATGCGTACGTGCTGGTCCTTGAACTTCCCATACCCCGAGCCCAACACCAAACCTTGCTCTTTCAATTTAGAGATGACTTCAGAAGCGGGCCTACTTTTAACCTCCGCCACCAACACAGTAGGTGACCGATGGGCAGGCTCCTGCACAAACGGCTGAAATAATTCACTCTCTTCTAAAAAGCTATACACCATGTCGGCTTTGGCGTCTGTCTCTTTTCTAATGACGTCTATGCCTTTGGCCAGCATGTCTTCTACCACGTGCGTGAGAAGATATATGGCCAACACATTGGGCGTACACGGCGTCTGAAACTGCTGATAAAATTCGTGCAAGGAGGCAATGCTGTAATGCCCGCCCGTGTACTGCTGCCCTTGCAGGCTGGTCGCCTTAGCTAGGCACTTCTCATTCACCAGCCACACACCCAATCCCGCTGGCAAGCCGAAGCCTTTCTGCACCGAAAAGAACGCCATGTCCACCAAATTAAAATCCAGTTGCGCATACGGCGCCCCAGAC
The nucleotide sequence above comes from Nibribacter ruber. Encoded proteins:
- a CDS encoding M28 family peptidase codes for the protein MKKHLYTLGMAAAFLSACSTSQTPAASGSDAVSTAAKAVGAIAADPTKYASTITAADLEKYLRVLASDSLEGRETGRRGQKMAAEYISNFYRANGLPGPVKSGSNPYYQTFDLEESSWGEGYVTVSGKKFAMGKDFFVSGASPFQAEEAVQVVFAGYGIDDPAYSDYTNLDVTGKVVVVLAGEPKKADGTYMISGTDKMGTWSQDPRTKTAAATKKGAKAVMIVTGATDAEFQQMTGRYANALSRPSIGFGSTASQPRATLMMVSPSMASALLNAKTTDLTAYGTNVAKAGKPVAGTFKPSTSVKIKTERKRQPLPTENVMAYLEGSDLKDELIVISSHYDHEGIKDGVVYNGANDDGSGTVAVMELAQAFAQAKKNGQGPRRSILFLNVTGEEKGLLGSEYYTDHPIFPLTSTVADLNIDMIGRHDKEHEGKPDYIYVIGSDKLSSELHAISENANKTYSNLDLDYTFNDPNDKNRFYYRSDHYNFAKHGIPIAFYFNGVHDDYHQPTDDVDKINFPSAEKVARLVFHTAWDLANRTERIKVDSNKK
- a CDS encoding aminotransferase class V-fold PLP-dependent enzyme; translated protein: MASIYFTPGPAQLYPTVEKHLQKALDSQALSQSHRSQGFKDLYKRADAALKELFNLPASYAIYFTGSATEIWERSLQSLTANSSFHLVNGSFSGKYLEHAQWLGRKADAHQVPFGQGFDIAQVHIPGQAELIGIAQNETSSGVSTPVSDIHALKARYPEPLLSVDMVSGAPYAQLDFNLVDMAFFSVQKGFGLPAGLGVWLVNEKCLAKATSLQGQQYTGGHYSIASLHEFYQQFQTPCTPNVLAIYLLTHVVEDMLAKGIDVIRKETDAKADMVYSFLEESELFQPFVQEPAHRSPTVLVAEVKSRPASEVISKLKEQGLVLGSGYGKFKDQHVRIANFPAVSETDMDRLVKAMRLL
- the ispF gene encoding 2-C-methyl-D-erythritol 2,4-cyclodiphosphate synthase, encoding MSFHIRTGFGYDVHQLQEGLDFWLGGIKIPHTHGALGHSDADVLIHVICDALLGAANLRDIGYHFSDKDPKYKGIDSKILLREVMLLLREKGYEVGNIDSTICLQEPKVNPHIPGMKTCLAEVMGLPEDYISIKATTTEQLGFVGKKEGVAAYATVLIYKSESV
- a CDS encoding LutB/LldF family L-lactate oxidation iron-sulfur protein, which produces MSTKLKQFLLDSEAKAFDLDHRQKIRFNIGKYNAAVHNGMQAYEHHELARERASFIKTQTINNLDKYLVEFENNFTKRGGKVIWAQNAEEALREIGAIMKRKRAKSVVKSKSMITEEIHMNEFLEKNGIETVETDLGEYIVQLAEQRPYHIVTPAMHMSKKDISELFTKKLGIPLTDDAQELVATARKLLRDKYTSAEVGVTGANFILADIGGIALTENEGNARLSTTFPKTHIAIVGIEKMLPSVHDLDLFWPLLSTSGTGQNVTIYNTILTGPRQPTEKDGPEEMYVILLDNGRTNLLAKPEQREALNCIRCGACLNVCPVYKNIGGHTYETTYSGPIGSVITPHLAGMEENKHLSFASSLCGACTSVCPVKINLHNLLLLNRKQSVDEGLVDKNEKLAFKFWVRGMKSRTMLNLAPASVKNFVLRYVQKDTWSKRREPLVAAPKSFNEMWRKQRG